A window from Dysidea avara chromosome 2, odDysAvar1.4, whole genome shotgun sequence encodes these proteins:
- the LOC136248043 gene encoding uncharacterized protein, translating into MTKKFALVEWIADEQFGTKPVSAVQDADKDKLHVGMKTKMRYPVKGKRYYDVEILKLSGDYHSLQADAQKLVDYELTKEKFLGCAVTSSSSSEPDHVTSDATIAKPLPKTKKTNTPKSVPPKKKKGSAEREEEIKLALQKAKYMDSRASMMDITNSTEVEKQSMTMINITMYGSYENDSDSYWNAQNYLDDSYYEEEYNHPYTDYSGYNTSSPFPGLGAPVHYDCWSNLSSSSGMGNLSSSSSCSSTTGAFKCSTSSLSSSSASTSSRAPKHYFTENSTSAKRLHMESTAFKKELPPPIELVEGYGVFITRRALDDAVDSCRHTATRLMRNLVGVFFSDDILSRSNACGGGKKDHIALDQDVHVLGACYKFVLNKFPSTAKTDLKDAVNDCCCNARRKIKRQ; encoded by the exons TGTGGAATGGATAGCAGACGAGCAATTTGGAACGAAGCCCGTGTCAGCAGTACAGGATGCAGACAAGGACAAGCTGCATGTAGGGATGAAAACAAAGATGAGGTATCCTGTCAAAGGGAAACGATACTACGACGTGGAGATTCTTAAGTTATCTG GAGATTATCATTCGTTGCAAGCAGATGCCCAGAAACTAGTTGACTATGAACTCACTAAAGAAAAGTTTTTAGGGTGTGCTGTAACTTCAAGTTCATCGTCAGAGCCAGACCATGTGACAAGTGACGCTACAATTGCCAAACCACTGCCAAAAACGAAGAAAACCAATACACCCAAGTCAGTGCCACCTAAAAAAAAGAAAGGAAGTGCTGAACGAGAGGAAGAGATAAAACTTGCATTGCAAAAAGCAAAATATATGGATTCAAGAGCCAGCATGATGGATATCACAAATAGCACGGAAGTGGAAAAGCAAA GTATGACTATGATCAATATAACTATGTATGGAAGCTATGAAAATGACAGTGACAGCTATTGGAATGCACAAAATTATTTG GATGACTCATACTATGAAGAAGAATACAATCATCCGTACACTGACTATTCT GGTTATAATACTTCTAGTCCATTTCCAGGATTAGGAGCACCTGTG CATTATGATTGCTGGTCAAATCTAAGTAGTAGCTCTGGCATG GGTAATTTATCGTCATCGTCAAGCTGCAGTAGCACTACTGGAGCCTTTAAG TGCTCAACCAGCTCATTGTCATCCTCATCAGCTAGTACTTCAAGCAGAGCCCCAAAA CATTACTTTACTGAAAACTCAACTTCTGCAAAG AGACTTCATATGGAAAGTACAGCTTTCAAAAAG GAATTGCCTCCTCCTATTGAATTAGTGGAAGGATATGGTGTGTTTATCACCAGGAGAGCATTAGATGATGCTGTAGATAGCTGCCGCCATACTGCTACCCGGTTAATGCGAAATCTTGTGGGAGTTTTCTTCTCGGATGATATTTTAAGTCGGTCAAATGCCTGTGGTGGAGGGAAAAAAGATCATATAGCATTGGATCAagatgtacatgtacttggGGCATGCTACA AGTTTGTTCTCAATAAGTTTCCAAGCACTGCAAAAACTGACTTGAAAGATGCAGTCAATGACTGTTGCTGCAATGCCAGACGGAAAATAAAAAGGCAGTGA